Genomic DNA from Plutella xylostella chromosome 13, ilPluXylo3.1, whole genome shotgun sequence:
CGATTGCAGAAACCTTAGTAAAATAAACAGATTCTGCTAAaactacaaaaatacaaaatagtaTTGTCAAAAACGTTTGAGCTACATTATCAACTGTCTTTTTAAAGTGTCTAAAAAAACTACGATAGCATAGGTATTATCAGTAGCATCAGTCtctaatattaaaattcataaGCTACAGAATAcgtacattaattattatttaatttttaagttgGTGTTCCTTTTATCATAAGATTTATAATGAAagtatttttcaaagattttatatCGTCTGGACCGTTTTCATCAATATACTTAAGCTCTGCAAAAATATCTACGTACAAAAATGATTGGTGTTATCCTTCCCTACCTACTGGCATATATTCTACTCTTAAAATCTTTATCCAAAATATAGATACTtactacataggtacaataaagtattttgcaaaataatttaggtatagtattaaaacaaaatcttCGAAATATTAGGGTTCTAACAATATATTGTATCAAAACCATGATCGAACTACACGACTCATCTAGATTCATCTAATAGAAAAACAATATGGCAGATCAGATTCTACCCtctgatttaaattttaatttttaaccaTCCTATTTTGAGTTCATGtagataatataataggttAAATGCTATTGGATCTCAGTTATAGGATTTAGTCGATGCGCGTAAATTGATCCCTtgatattaaatttgaaaatatttcctgTACAAGAATAGGCgtctacataatattttagacaaattttatagatataggtatgtataaggTTATAAATAGAATACAGAATTAATTGTTAATGTTAATCGAAGTATGAAAATTTTGCAAGCCGAGATAATGAAGACTTAATGCTAGATGACTATTGGAAGACATTGTTAGGTAACACAAAAACTGTTTCCACACAATCCTGTCACACTCTTCAATAAAACTGAATTATCTATGCAGACAATGATTACAAGATTAAATTCACTTAGGCCAAACTGTTATGCTGACACATAAACAGAATCAGGAGTGGCTACTTACTGCAGTTTTTATTCTGATATGGACCAACGACGCGACGATGagagttatatttttattattgttttaatgaAAAAGCGTAAAACACCTTTAATATCAGTACCATATCATACGTCTTAAAAACACTTGCAAAGCTAATGACTTTCAGGAGAGATTTCTTATCAAATATTCGTGGCTATTTTGAGTGTTAAATGAAAATTACCGGagtaaattttaaatctaGTTTTCACatgatttataatttaaaaaatgtcatAGTACTTGTACCAacgtataatttatatactaTTTAAAGCATCTAACAAagctacaaataaataacgctttaaaatattatttaatacaataactTAACATTTAATTTGTCTTCAACATTAAACTGTAACGGAAATAAGAACAATGTAGGACCTTCAACTGACTAACTACATATGAGACACTAATTTCTTACTACAAATTTACATGAATAAAGAGCAATCATGCAAAAACTGAGTATTGACTTTGAAACAAACgctaaaaagaaaacaataatattatgaacttGTAATTATATAACATCTATTCTATTTATCCCAACTAAATCATATTGCAACAATGGCACACAATCAATCCTAACCCCTACTTCACTTTTCAAAAGTCCACTATTTACAAACTGCTTTCAAATCAGCAGTAACCTCTCAGTATCTGTTCACTCGTCGCTACATGTACGCCGGCTTCATCTTGTAGGCGCGCTTCCAGATCTCGCACAGACACACGGTCGAGTGGAACCGGTAGAAGATGGCCAGCGGCATAGACACGTGCGTGATGATCGTCCACGCCCACAGCCCGTAGAAGTGCAGCTGCACCGGGTGGGACTCCGCACGAGACTTTTCAAGCGTATTTATCGCCCACATAGCCAGATTAGTCACCAGAAGGAACGTCACTATCTCCCGTCCAGGTTTCTTCCGCAACTGCTCTGGCGTCTTCGCCGTGCGTCGGCTCGCGTCCAGGATGAACATCGTCTGGCACGTGGTCTGGATCAGCGACGACAGCGCCGTTACTAGGATCAGGATTGTGTTCTTCTCCATCGTGAACTGACCGCCGATGATGGTGAAGGTGCTGTAGATGAACATGCCGGTCTGGGCGCCGACGAGCAGGATGTTGTCTAGCTCGAGGTTTCTGTTGCCGTCGTACTTCAGTTTTCTTATGCAGACCATGCCAGCCAGACTGGCAAATGTTGTCATTCCGTAAAGCGTAAGTTCACACACGTTCACTTCTATCACAGCCAACATGGCGTATTCTCTTTTGGAAACGAGAACAAAGAAGAGTATTAACGAAATGATGGTGAGGACTAGGACTAGAATGCCGAAGAAAAGGCCTTTGTGGGCTCGGGCGCAGTCGACGCTGTATAGATGGGGCGACTTTTTGTATGCGAGTCCTTCTAGAAGCCTCGCTTTGGCTATGGCAGCGGCGACATCTTTTGACGGATACTTGGAGATGTTCTTCCACATGACGTACAAGATGGCGGCGCATATGAGCGAGTACTCGATGGTGCAGGGGAAGAGGAAGGGCGAGGCGTCCTGCACCAGCGAGCCCATGATGTTGGTGCGCCGGCACTCGAAGATGTGGTGCGGGCCCTTGAGGCCGCGCGGGACCCGCAGGTGTGCGGCCGCGGGGTGCGAGGGAGACACCTCCGTGCCCAGACCCGTGAACTCCTTTTGGAATGCTGAAAAAGAGGAAACAAAACCAGTTTAGAAACTTAAAATTGCTATATCAAggaacatacatacataaagaGGATCGTAAgtacttttactaaagttacTATGTCATCGGCTTTAATGTACAGATGATCTGGTTTCATAATCAAACTAGGACAAACAACCACACACGCTTCGGTGAGCCATGCTGGTTATTCAATGCATTATTGGTCCCGATGTCCGGGAATCCAGGTCGAAATTCCGCGGAAGGTCGCGCAGGAATTTGGCATGCAATAAGCATTCCCTGATCGACGGCTCCGTAATCTTGTTAGGCTTTGACAAAGGTCCGAGATAATAAAAACAAGTTGTGAAGTTTAATGAAATACCGAGAAAAGGGTGACATTTTGAACTGAGGGGTTGGCTATACAATCTAATTTTTTATTAGCTTCTTTATGACTAAAATATTCTTCTTAATGGGTACGAACTAGGAACAGCTCGTTTAACTTATGAAAAGGCTACACttttaagtaaagtaataacaCGAAGTTAGCTACTAACTGTaccttcataaataaaattgtagggGTTGAAATTGAAACAGAGAGGTGTTGCAAACGCAATTACTGAGCAAAAGGGTGGAAAAATTGGAGTGATTCTCTAGAGAATTCAGATGTAGGTACGCTCTGTATTGAAAGgattgaaatgaaatattgatCAAAGGTGAAATTTTGTGGGTTGACTAAGTTAACTGAGAAATGGTTCGCTCGAGTTACGTCCCTAATAATCCTTAATGGATATCCAACACGACGTAAAGCTATAAGTTGATAGTAGCAAAGATTGATCGGTTTCCGTTTTTTTTCCTCGGCCAACCCTGAGTCCCagattgatattttattttggttgTAGGTCACTGTACAATTATTGATCGAAGATTAATTGAAGCCTCTTGAAAAAAGCGCGTTTAAATACAACCATCCATACGGTTCTACTACGGTGCCACATACAACCAAACAGACCGACGTACATCTACGACAATAACAGTAACTTACGAGTATTTTACTAGTACCTAACTTAACAATCCCAACTTTTAGTCGAGAGCTAAAAATGTCCAGGGCATTTTAGCAAAAGCGGGTGTGACTACTGACTACGCTGACGACCGCAGCGTCCGTGTAATTGATCCAATTAGGTCCGCTCAAAGGGAACCGCCAGTAAGCAGCGGACAGTGACGCGGCGGCTCACTAGTCACTGCTGACAGGGTGTGGGGGGGTATCGTGGGTAGGACTACGATGCTAAAGCCATCCGGAGTTACGGTTTATGTGACTAAAATCACATGGATGGTGACACTGGGGTGATCATGAAGAATATTTTTGGTTTGTATTCCTGGCCAGATGATCTAGCGAAAAATGATCAGTCATAAGTTAGCATAACCAATTATCTGGGTACAGAATTATGATGTGATGTAGGTATTTGCAGTATAAAGATCGATGTGCAAGAATTATCTACACTATGATTTGAATCCTGTCTCCTATGGGGGCTATAAATTCCATTGAAACGTTGCGCTTCCCTGAATACAGCCCCGGCTACCACCAGCCGAACTACGGACGGGCTGTCAAGTCGTTATGTAGGATAGATTGCCAATACGGTTTGATTTTCGGGGGTCGGAAATATTTCGCTGTAATGGCATTGTACATGACAAGTCTACGACATATTTTAGtacattatatacctactcgtatgtttatttaatttcgtCATAAATACCTTACGCATTGGTGTAGGGTAATTTAAAACACTACAATATCTTAACATTccttacattaattattatattaaaatatatgtttacATAAAGCCTGCCTACCTGCTGCGATAAAAGAGGCTAACAACAGGTCGTCCATTAGGGTCCGAACGTCACTGTCAAATCCACTATTAACCAAGTTATTTCTGAGTCAAGTCATCTTAAGGTCAAACTAAATTTTTAACCAAATTCTCTTTTCGTCAAGTCTAATGTTCGCCAAACGTGGCATTCGATGACACCTGAAAGTACAATCGTGTTCGTAAGTTAGAATGATTTTCGTCATTTTTCATATCACATGCATGGGGGGCCTGGTTTGATTGGTCTTGATCTGATGGGCATTCCGTTACAAGCTCCTTGGTTCTCATGTGCGCCTGGTACACTTTTTACAGTACACGGGTTCTTTAGCGACGTATTTTAGAGTAACTATATCGCGTTTTGCCATAATTACGGCTATGTGAATAACGGAATGCGtgttaaacgagtttatcgacgtcgataacgaacccgtgccCCAGAAGATTCGATATTCGTTAAATCTGTTAAAAAGTACTAAGAGTACAGAAGAATCAAGGAGCTTAGTCCCTTAACAATCAATATGGAATAGCAGCTgtcaataatacctaaattcAGGTCAGTAAGACCTAAATTCGTATTGCGTCTGCCATTTTCACACTGATTCTTTATCTGCATTCCTTATAATCTATCGACATAAGGCGCCCAGCTCGGGGTGCCGCTCCGGTATGGATGAGTGTACCTGATGGCGGTGGGAGGGCTGGTTAGATTGGTCCCGATCGCAgtgccgtatttatggcgaatcgcgatacaGTGACCTTTATTTACGTCGATAAAGAACCCATGAAGCTGATAGGATAGGACTTCGAATGCAGAAGTATAGGCCTACTATCAGCAAGAAGCATTTCGATTGGCTTTTAAAAGTACTAGGCGCACAGAAGAATCCAGGAGCTTATTACAAAATGCCGATTAAGAATCAATATGACATATTTCTGCATCTCCACTCATCTGTACCAGGCATTGCCTAAGGGAACCCTTGACAAACATAAGACTTGACGAAAACAGAATTTGGTTAAAAATGTAGTTTGACCTTAAGATGACTTGACTCAGAAATAACTTGGTTAATAGTGGATTTGACAGTAACGTTCGGACCCGTCCATTATAGTTGGGCTCGGgctttcattaaaaatatcgATTAGAGAGGACAGGACACTGCGGTCGCGGCTCCAATTCTTGTCCAGTCAATGCCCTTTGTGGCGGTAAATAAACGCCTATTAACTGATAAAGCAAGCCTATGTTAAATAACAAGTAtttcatttgaaaaaaaatcagGGATAGCAAGTTCTAAGTAGAAGCAAATTCTTCACCTCGGCCACTTGCACCGcagcggagattgggaatCCTACTAACAtgtattataaaggcgaaagtttatgagtatgtttgttacttcttcacgtaaaaacggctgaaccgattgtaatgaaatttggtatttatttatttatttatacttttattgcacaatatacagaagtaaatatgtacaatgaggtggacttaatgctagaagcattttctaccagtcaacctgcaggaggtaccgGGAGCAAATTGGTATGGAGTTAACTGAAActtggattaacacataggctacttttcatCGCGAAATTCCcgcaggaaaactttttaaggcgaagctcgcgggaacagctaaaGAAGTGGTTACCAAGTCGGTGCTGCAGGCCTATGGTCCGGTTTTCGGGGTCGTAGAAGGTGAGGATCTCGTGCTTGGTCTCCTGCACCAGCACGTTCAGCCACACGCTGAGGTTGGTGCCCACCATGTGCATGAGCCCGAAGCGGGCCACGATCTTGTGCTTGTACACTTTCATCTGGAATTTGAGAGAGGGGAGGTTTAAGGGGTGGAGTTTTACATTTTGATCTATTGAAAGGAGAAGAATAATTCTTTTACcacataataattacttatgtcTTCCATGTACATTCGTTGCACTATCAGCTGACTAAGCGGTGGTGTGGTGAGGTTGAAAAATCTCTTTAGGCCAACGGTAAAACTATTGACTTACGTAATAACAAACTTTAATGTTATACTTAGTACCACCACTTCTTGCCACCACACTTCTTCGTATTTAAGAGCCCTTTTCAAATTGTGTACTGTACCTACCTCAGAGAGAGAGACGGATGGACAGCAAAATGATGCCTTATAAAAGGGCTTTGAGCCCTTTAAATTATTAACTCTCCAAAAACCTCTGGTTCTCTTACAGCCTTTCTCCCCCCTCACCTCATTGTTAAGGAAGATGAAGTACATCTGTATGAAGATGAAGGCCATCCGGGTGGCCGGCGTGAGCGCCAGCAGCACGTTGTGGCAGGTGGTGTTCCTCTCCAGCTCGAAGTACTGCCCGAACTCCAGCCCGGAGTAGATCATGGAGCCGATGCCGAATGCTGCAAGAGAGATGAAGGTTGCTGATGATTGGTTGTTAGCGAAGGTTTGTCTGGTATGGAACATACCTGGGTTTAACCAGGTTAGACGCGTTTTTGAGGTATTTGACTATCTCTGCTGCTCGAAATACAGTCCTGAGTGAATCATCGAGCCGATTCTGAATACTGCAAGGATGAAGATTGGAGGTCATTAGCCGGATACATACTCGGATAATGATACTAGTTTCGGTGAAATACTAGAACCATGGGTTAATGTGGTGAAAGGTTACCATTCGGAGtcgcgagcacaagtttcgaacctccgttaaagttgcgtatcgtcaactgtcactgtcaaaatgtaaggcaaattgggcaaagttagttccaaaagtgacatttgtttttaccatattatgttaggtggaatttcaccaaacgctaaacgtatttagtagcctgtcttacgtctgtcagttagtacaaaatgtatttaaaaattgatttagcgttttgtaaaagtgacccttcgtgtagattcgaaaataatATCGAGTCCTGTGCTCGCTGCACagattattatcatttattgTTGGCTAACACAGGGTGCACAGgacataagtatatttaagaACATTAATTCACACGTCACTTGGGAAGGCTTTTCGTGCATCCATAGAAATAATATATCTGTATAATGTACTCACATGGCAGTAAAGACGAGCTTAActcaaaatacctaccttattTTCACTAATTTCTTAAGAAATCCTGCCCACTGAAGCAGAATTATCGGTAAATGTAGCGGAACTAATTGAAAGACCTCCTCTTTCGAGTAAATTGGGAACTGAAAGACACCTTAGAgcaaaactattattattttggccAAACAGTTAAGGGGTTTATTGTATTAATCCCTAAAGGTCCGGGATTCGTAAAGGGTCGTGGCAGAtatcatcataataattatcagtATCATCCACCCACACAGGCAACAAAACTCTGTTCTCATCATTCCATTCTCATCAGCCATTCACCTTTGTAACTTTTAggtatttagtaagtataattgtgtatattttGATTGATGCAAATAATCTTGGACCCTCATACAAAAAAtctcaacaaaaaaaaacagaactTCTCATGTAAAGTTTTTTCAGTCACTAACCAATGTTTTTACAGGAGACAAAATCACACTGAAAAAAGCTTTTCATTTGGAGTTCTCGTTGTAATGCAAAAGCTCCCGTCCTGTTGTTCCGAGCTTTTGTTCGAACTCTAATCCAAGACCGACTTTATTTCATGGAATAATTCTATAAATACCTGAGCTGAATGCagaagtacctaatattttaaaagttgttGTCAGTTATtcccaatttatttttttaaagaaaacagATTTTTAGCGTGTGTctagtttttgtggtaagactgtaatacaataatataggAAGTGCCAAACAATATTTCGTTAGTTTTTCTCTCAACCACGTCGATTATTCTACAAAGCTTGGAAAATTATCAAGTTAAACTCAATTGACAAAATCAAGAAGAATAAAACATTTCCAATACTGAAGCTCAATTGAAGTGGAATTAAGTACTAATAAAAAGAGACTCGTTTTATAATACAATTTTGTGTCCCAGATAAGTAAGCAACCTAATTTAATACGCAATAAATATCGGTTTctataaaaagtaaaacaaaacaaaattttgGTGAGGATAAATTTGTCATGGCGTCCAATATTAAGTCGAGGATTAAGTAGTCTCTGTTTTATCGTGATTCGTACAAAAATAACGTATCTTCTTCTTGCttgttatttaaacaaatcgACACATAACTATTACAAATGaagttcataattatgttgtcttgcattaaaaaatataatattctgTTACGATTTCATAATTAATACATGAGTCACCTGCGATTTGTTTGCATGATTCTCTGTGTATTTCTCTACTCACATCACATCATAGCATCCGTATAAATTTCCGCCTGTTCGGAAAAACTACAAAATCGCTTAACATTACTTCCGTGATGTTCAAATAGTGGCCTGCCACTAGCGCCAGACGCGCTAACGACCGCACAGGGGCTGCCTTTGGCAACGTGACACCGCCACCAGGGTTAGGCTGCCTTTCCACctgagatgtgctatgctacgttgctatggatgcgtttgatatccaccaatcatattcattggtacaCATAGCACAGCACCGGCGGGAAAGGATAGCATGCTTTCACATCATCGCGTcaaatatacaaattaaaaaaataataaactgcAAATAGGTATCTGGTGAGATATGGTATGGTGCACCAAATATTTGCTTGGTCCCGGATTGGTCCCGGACTAATTACTAAGGCTGTATTTCCATAAAAAACGAGCTAAACTATACAGGCCGGAAATTTATCAGAATTTTTCCAGGTACCCGACATATTGCGAAACTTTCAAACCGCGAAATGATAATCAGCTCTTCCATACTTTTCGAACAGCTGCATAAATCATGCCTTGTCCCAAAGTACGTCGATGGATGCCATGGGCATTAGTTTTTTATGCATCCAGAATTTGCCAGATGCTTTTGGCTATCACCCTATCGGCTATCAGTCCTTCGACACAGTCATTCACATTAGCGTATCACCCGATAACAGGCGACGTTATTCGAAAGCTGTTTTGTTTAAACAGCTCAGCTTTGCCTTGATGCGAACGCACCCTTATCTTGTGGTGTTCCGTGGCAAACGTATTATGTTTCCGCGCCCCTATTTATTTTGACAAGGTTCCGATATATGTTGGAGTTCAAGACACCGGGAAAACTTTGTCGACAGACTGAAAGACACTCTTCGCAgttaaaaatttacctacctacagcattaatttataagatttacctaaataaaatttaaaaacaatggAACCTTCAATATTTAGGCAGACACAATGTAgcttacaaaaattaaaaaagctTTGTAAGTTACTCAGTCAGTAGTAAACGTTGCTCTTGTCTTGAAAAGCTTTCAATTACCTACCTTAGcaggtaattttttttattttttttattttattttttttattttattattgttaaggaAACATACAGAGCAGATGGATGcattaaagttaaatacataagtagtactttttccaataaagtttccattaatatttaaagacattttagttttaaaaatccaCAATACACACTAAAAACTtaacacacacaaaaacatggTTACACAGAGCAATTATACTACAAAATTaacagaaaaattacaaaggtCACAGAGACTATGCAAAATTTAAGATACTACAAGGCTCAATATAATAATCCTTATAAACCTATTCACAAAAGGTAttcattaggtattttttaaatatacacatTTTAGTATGGAATGGATCAAGTTTGGagaagtttttattaaaagatgTACATGCACGTGATATAAAAGCATTATCAGCATACTTGGTTCGAGTTGAAGGTACATGGAATAACTTAGGCTTTCGACAAGTTACCCTAGGGcataaaataggtactttagaAAGCAAGTTTGGGGagtcaattttattattaagtaatttgtaCATAAACATTTGATCAAGATAATTGCGCCTATTTTTAAGTGATAAAAGTGAAATGGAGTTATCGGATTTGAGTTTGTTAGTATTAATTCTATAAAATAGGTGTTTAAGAAAAGtttcttgtattttttctagttTTCCCACATATACAGCGTACTGCGGGTTCCAAATAGTCGACGCATATTCAAGGAGAGGACGAACAAGACTATTGTAAAGAAGCAGCATGGTATCCGCTTTTTCGAATTCCTTACCAGTTCTTAATATAAATCCAAGCATTCGGAATGCTTTGTTAGTAATATAAGCTATATGTGAATCAAATCTTAGTTTGCTATCAAGGAGAACACCTAAATCTTTTACTTCATAGACTCTAAGAAGGACCtcattattaagtttataattgtaatttatatgAGTCTTCTTTCTTGTGAAAGATATTATGGCACACTTCTGCGCGTTTAACCCTAGCTTATTATCTGTGCAGTAGGTACAAAGACGGTTTAGGTCTTCTTGTAGCGATATACAATCATCTACAGTCtttactattttaaatattttattatcatcagCGTAAAGTAAAAAAGAGCTATTTAAGAAAACgcatgatatgtcatttataAAAGCTATGAACAATAAAGGTCCCAAATGAGATCCCTGAGGGACGCCGGAAAACACTGGAACAAAGGATGATGTGAAACCTTTTACGGTGACTGCTTGTGATCGATTTCTAAGATATGAGTCAAGCCAACGCAAGAGGTCGCCGTGCACTCCGAACTCCAGCAGCTTCTGAACGAGTAAATTATGTGATACTCGATCAAACGCCTTGGAATAATCAGTGTACACGGCGTCCACCTGGTGGCCAGAGTCAAGAGCATTGATCACAATATCAAGAAATTCGTTCAAATTGCTTTCAGTGGATTTTTTTGGCATAAAACCATGCTGTTCTGGTATAATGTATGGACGGATATGTGgaaaaatttcatcaaaaacaattttttcaaacaactTGCCTAACACAGATAATTTTGATATAGGTCGGTAATCTTTAATATTATGTCTGTCCCCAGATTTAAAGATAGGAACGACCAGGCACTTCTTCCATGAGTGAGGAAAAATGCCCATTTTTAaggataaattaaatattaaacataaaggAATCACAAGTGTCTTAGAACACTTCCTGATGAACACCGGATGAATACCGTCCGGACCACTAcctttgtttatgtttatgctCTTTagataattaaaaactttatgaTGACTAAGAGTAATAGTACTTAGATTCAGGGGTGAAGAAATAGGTGGTGATCTGAATGTATGGTTAACTATGGAATCAGGTACAAACACTGattggaaatatttattaaatagatTACTTATATTTGAACCATCATTCGCATAATCATCTCCTAAATACATTGAGTCAGGGATACATGGGGTCTTcttcttatattttatgaacgaccagaaatacttactattttttcttaaaatactttcacttttaaaaataaaatgagtaTAGCATGATTTCTCAACTTTTTTTTGGCGAGATCTTAGGAGTGAAAATTCATTATAATCTGATTGACGGCCATATAGTTTCCActtcttatgtttttttaatttattattcttcttcttctttcgtgtcagtgaaatgcgattttttatatttgtccagaccaaaaagaagcaactttgatagcattctggttggcctggagtaagtcttcccgtgtgcaggtggaagggcacaggggacaggagagtaaatgctccatagtctggggggcggtaccacagtcgcataggttggtaccaacggtatagccccacttacagagattgtccttgcagcagcctacctctgctcgcaaccgatttagagtcttccaGATGTGCCAGGGAAGACTGTTACCGGgagcaagtttttcctcaagaggtaggaaaggatcctggggctgcttttcctcccagagccttagccttgcgttttgtggtttaatttattatttataatttttatcaaTGATTTTGAAAACCACGGTGGAAAACGGTTGCTAAACTTCACTAGGCGGGAAGGAATGTGCCTAGCTATGATATCAcctataatttcataaaaagtaTCCAATGCAGCGTCCACGTCATCAGGATTCAGGATACTGT
This window encodes:
- the LOC105398248 gene encoding proton channel OtopLc; translated protein: MDDSSPDLSLKLRRGSSDSRESFYMDFAQGIDSDIEEVTTIERVIPEHPGGLSEGDADTLNTPSGLEDLKDMPPCCYSIPPNNISGGSHVSRGTCSGSELSGLTAGSAPPLPSPASAGAALVSPETLSRHSSPPPLPPHPQPSCSSHRVHMESPMRLSSPPSLGGSLSLQPVLYGHPAHAPLPPLRRPSRPAGIQHVHVISAGDALATTLSALYGKLLVVMGIAFPMAEVISTYIPPSFYEGFYLYLYIGSMAFLLYMYAALANDRSRAEKDNTVVAKTDTSSSPSESESCSSRTERSAPPLSPAHLAAKRLSLGFALATRAHHYGSFYLRMGAVAFGIGSMIYSGLEFGQYFELERNTTCHNVLLALTPATRMAFIFIQMYFIFLNNEMKVYKHKIVARFGLMHMVGTNLSVWLNVLVQETKHEILTFYDPENRTIGLQHRLAFQKEFTGLGTEVSPSHPAAAHLRVPRGLKGPHHIFECRRTNIMGSLVQDASPFLFPCTIEYSLICAAILYVMWKNISKYPSKDVAAAIAKARLLEGLAYKKSPHLYSVDCARAHKGLFFGILVLVLTIISLILFFVLVSKREYAMLAVIEVNVCELTLYGMTTFASLAGMVCIRKLKYDGNRNLELDNILLVGAQTGMFIYSTFTIIGGQFTMEKNTILILVTALSSLIQTTCQTMFILDASRRTAKTPEQLRKKPGREIVTFLLVTNLAMWAINTLEKSRAESHPVQLHFYGLWAWTIITHVSMPLAIFYRFHSTVCLCEIWKRAYKMKPAYM